The following nucleotide sequence is from Mangifera indica cultivar Alphonso chromosome 17, CATAS_Mindica_2.1, whole genome shotgun sequence.
CCAGAGGCCCGTATATTGGTGTTACAACTTGGAAAATTTAGAACTGGAGTATCAACACAAAGATTGGAGTTGTTTAAGAAACTGTCTTCATATGCAAGGTTATTGAGCTCCTGGGGGATCATTCCTGAGAGTTTGTTGGAGGACAGGTTTAGAAGGGGAAGCCTCAAGTTACCCAATTCAGGTGGGATTCCACCTGAAAATTGGTTCCCTGATAGATCTAAATAAAGCAAGTCAGGCAAAGATCCCCATGCTGCAGGAATTTCACCTGAAAGTTCATTTCTGGAAAGATTCAAAGTAGTAAGTGTCTGCCAGGAGATTATATGGGAAGGCAGTGTACTTGAAAGTTGATTACCATCAAGCAGTAGAGTAGTAAGCTGAGAAAGACTAGTCAGCTCAACCGGAATTTCGCCTGAGAAGAGATTGTTGCTTGCCTTAAAAACAACCATATTTTTCCAGGAAGCAACGCCAGCAGGAATTTGACCTGAAAATCTGTTGTTACTGATTTCCAATCTTGTCAAATTCCGTGCCAATTCGCTCGGTAATTCACCTGAAAAAGCATTGCTGTTCAGTATCAAGCTTGACAGACTGAAAGTTGTCCAAATGCCCGGAGGAAGCTCACTGGAGAACTGGTTGTCATAAAGCTGGACTGTTCGCAAAGTGCTACAATTTCCAAGCGATTCTGGCACCTCTCCACTAAGATTGTTAGAGAAAGCAACAACTCCTGTCAAAACACCTGCAGCACATAAATTTTGAGGCAGTTGACCACTGAATTGATTAAAAGACACCTCAAATGCTTGAAGCTTTGAATGAAGGCCTAGTTCTGGTGGCAATACTCCActcaaattgtttttaaatacaCGAAAACCTGTCAGTGAAGGCATTAGGCCTATACTTGCAGGCAACTGCCCAGAAAACTGATTTGAAAAGAGATTAAACAGTTGCAAATACTGCAACTTCCCAAAGTCATCTGGTATGGAACCGGTCAAATTATTCGTAGAAAGATCAAGCTCAACCAAATTTCGACCTTCAAACGAATTTGCCAGCTTCCCAGATAGTCTATTACTGAAGAGATACAAGGATGTTAAGTtcttcaacgaaaacaacccaCCAGGAATAGGACCCGTCAGACTGTTTAAGGACAAAGACAGGATTTCAAGACTCGTGAGATTGGTGAGAGACTCCGGGATTTCGCCCATCAAGTTTGCAGCAGCAATCCACAAAGTCTTCAACTTCTTTAACTTCCCGAATTCGACTGGAATACTTGCAGGCACAAACTTTTCATTATACGCCATACCCAGGACTTCTAGATTGGATAAGTCTCCAATTTCTTTCGGAAACGTGCCATTGAACTGATTTTGATAAAGATACAGCGTCTGCAACTCCGACAAGCGGCCTATACTGGAAGGAATATCGCCGGAAAAGTTGTTGGCCCCAACATTGAAGAATCTGAGAGCCGAAAGTCGGTCGATATTGCTCAGTATCGGACCCACGAAGAAATTCTGAGACAGGTCCAGGATCTGTAGTCTCGTGCAGTTCAGGATATCGGGAAACCCTCCGGGGATGTTGTTGTAGGAAACGTCCAGGGAGGTTAAGTTTTTCAGGTTGCATATTGTTGGTGGGATTTCTTTGGTGATAATTTTGTTCTTGAGCGAAACTCCGGTGACCGAGTTATCGGTGCAGGTGATACCCGGCCAGTCACAAGGTGATGACGTGGCGTTCCAGGACGTAAGAGATGGTGGATTGCCCAGTTGTTGCTTGAGGTTGAGGAGGACGGTTTGTTCTTCTGTGTTTGGAATTTGAGAAATTACTTGGAAGGGTACAGAGATTAGAAGGAGAGTGAGTAGTAGCACTGGATATGGGAAGGGTAATTTAGGCATTTTAGATAGTTCCAGCCCGTTTCTTCGGTTGAGTTTTTGCGGGGACCTAGTGCAAGCTGGATATGAAATTTAGTTAGCGGAAGAGAGTGAGCGCGCTTATAATAACGTTGGTTTTGGGAAATCAAAATGGGGCTAGAAATGAATAGAATTACAGGATTGTCACTTATGAATAGTCAAATTTGGTGTTATCATCCCAGTCAAAGCATAGTAATTGATTCACTCTAATTGGTACGGTAATGGATCCTATCGGATTGAAATAGGACAAATTTGATGTGATCTATTATGTGACAAGATCAATGGGGGAATCTTGTAAGTTATATCGATTTACATCCATGAGGATGTTTATCATTCTGTAAACATCCTCATGGATGTAAATCGATATAACTTACAAGATTGAAAAACAATCAATCAGCAACTCGAATATGTAGTGTCATTCTGTAAACACAGAACcacataaaaatctaaaatcacCGCGATCTAGTCATTGACAGAAAGACCAAGTCTCGGTGATCTAATAATCGATAAAGACTTGAGTCAAATTTTCTGGGTTGTATCACCCTTCGTCTAATTAAGTCGTAAGCCAACCTCAGAAGGCATACCGATAAATGGCATCGGCTACACCGTCTTCATCGTTGCTAGCACCAATTACATTAGCAACAGCTTTTGCCTTCTCAGATCCATTACTGAGAGCAACACCCAGTGAAGCCAGTTCAAGCATCTCGTTATCATTCTCACCATCACCAATTGCCATTATCTGAAAAAGATCAACagagatgaaattaatatttcagtCAAAGTTGGGCCACCTAAGCAtcattataaattcaataagtTCAATATTCAAGAAACGAAAcaaaatattagttaataaatGTATGATGGACGATCCTTTATCAATTGGTTATAACCATGCCAAAACTTTCTGATTCGAATACTTAAAATCAGGTGGCGATCAATTTTTTCCTATATTGGAGAACTAGAAGATAATATTATCGAGCAATGTCAGCAGGATTAATTAGCTCAATTTCAGGTAAAGCTATATCAAACTAGTGCAGAAACATATAACCATTTTAAGGGTGCTACTCTAAAAAGGCATCCTGATCgaattgttgtttgtttgttttgaatcaaataaaaagcAGAAACACAACAATAAAACATGGAGACCTGCCAGCGATTGTATCAGCCCATACCTCCTTTGCAGAGACACTCAAATGATCAAGCAGCAACCTTACCCCACTTCCCTTTGAGGTCCCAGGGGGTACAATTTCAAGCATGTCTGGAACGGCTTGAACAACATTGGCACGCTCCCTAGCAGCTTCTGACCAGTACGGTCTTATGGTAGAAGATACTCCCTCGGCAGTGTCTAAAAAGATTAGCTTCTGCAAATTCAAAAGAAATGCCATGTTGAAAGCCAACATCAGAAGGAAAGATTGCACATTAACTTGAGCGACTTGCATTGTACAAGCACACACATCAGAGAAACAGAATATATGCCAATATTTGatctaataacaaataaaataagaaaatgcaGGAGACTTTCCATTTGTGATGCATAAGAAATTAGTAATCTATGGAGCACTTGGCAAAAGATTACACttaaattataagattgatATCATTATAACTCTCAATAAAagtcaccaaaaaaaaaaaatacgcGACATAGAGGTCAGAGCTATTTCCCAAACACTTAAATGTGACCAGTATACTTCTTTTCCACTATGGCGtgcttaaattaaaataatataataacaactgAGAATTCTTGCAGTCAACTTTTCTATTTGTTTTCTCAATGTGATCTTATACCTGTATGTCAGCAGCAGCCAAGAGATGTTCAATGGAAGGCATGATCTCGGCCTGTAAAAATTTTTCATGCAAAGTTATTAGATAAGAAGAAAGAATTATCATATGGGCGAAAGACAATCAACATATTAGTTACCTTAGGCTCATGATATATAGTATGCAGTGTGTCAACGAGTGGATGATCAAATAGTGTTAAGCAACGGTGCTCGCTGAATGCGATAACAGGAATCTTATGCTCCCAAGAGTAGTGAAATGCCTGCATTTTAAGTTAAGAGCTCACAAACCACAGCATGGAGAGGTGTTCTTTCAGTTTAAGCAAAAGGAATAAAGAATCCTGATCTAATGCCTTGATGGTTAAGAACGATCTACCATTTCATCTGTGAAACACAATGCCAATGCTAGACAGAAGATAATCATACAGGTTTATGATATATCTTTGGAGGACTGATAGAAAACAGATCCCTGTAAATGAATAATGGATGTATGACATATATATCTTCCTTGGAAAGAGGACATATGTTGATTGCATTATACAGTAGAAGGAATGCAATTGTGGTTGAAGACAGTACAATCTAGTTACAATTTTCCCAACTCATATATCTTCCTTGGAAGGCAGACATGAGTTGATTGAATATACAGTGGAAGGAATGCAATTGTGGTTTAGAAGACAGTACACTCTAGTTACTATTTTTCCCTACTTGAAGAAAGTTCTACCGAAACTCAAAATCACCTCATTCTTCTGCTATTTGAGCTAAACCCAAAAACAGTCCCATGCAGAAGTCATTTATGGTTAAGATTAATGCAGAAGCTTGTGGCTCAAAGAAACAACACTTTGTTTGTATTTAACACACTGAACCAATCACATTAGGAGTCCAGATGCCAATATCAATATGGTTTGGCATAACTGGCATAGAAGTAGCCAGGGGCCACGACTGCTAACATGATACAGAAAGAAATTCTGTCAGCAGGACAAAATGGCAAAACCTCGATCCATGGAAAATATACACATGTAATTgaacttttctttcttctctctctatctctcttttgttaattttttgattatgtGTATTGTACAACATCAAAAACAGTTTAAAGTTAATCCAAATGAGAAATTCCTAACATCCAAGTACAACCAGATTACCTCTTTGCAGACATCTGGATCTAAATCTCTTCTGAAAATTTCCCGACCCTGTCTACCATAAACAAGCAATCCCTGAAATCAAGCAGATGGAACCAATAAGACAAAACATTTTGTGATGTTGCAGAATACTCATGCAAAGTAATATATGTTATGTAGATCTCAAATAGCAAAACACATATAAAACCAGTATGAGTCCACGAATTAAAAGTCTAGGTCCCAACAATCTATTTTTCCAATATTTACAAATTACAACTTCGAGAATATGGAAAATATCCAGTGCCCGCTTAAAGAGAAGCAACATGCTGAAAAAGTCAACAAAGTCAGAAAGAAAAACCTGTAAGAAAACCCCTGGAGAGAACTCCGAAATAATGCCATCTCTACCAGCCAAGTCAACCCTCTTCAAAACATTTAGCACAGCTGGACGAGTCTGTTTTAGAAAAAACATCCCAAATAAATTTCCATAGCATAAACATGTACTTCTAAAATGATCTCTTAATGGCCCCTGCAAGAAATAAGCAAATATAATTTCATCTGCTCTTACTTTTCCAGTGGCTATCACCACCTTTACACCCCTTGACAATGCCTCCTTCAATGCTTTAGCATTTGCAAATGAAATTTGACTTTCACTGTTCAAAAGTGTACCTTGCATTTGAATAGAGAATAAATCATtacaaattttaggaaaaatgaagaaggtttCAAAGACAATGTAGGTGCAATCCTACCATCCATATCGCAGAAGATATAACTGAACTTTGGTTTATAGAATCGGAGACTTCCTTCTTTCTTCCTGTCTTTTCACACTTTATATGTCAGATTAGCTCACTGCCAATATATATGTGGCCATTACACATTCAATATGAATAAAGTCAGTATGCATCAAATGAGAAGATCTATGGGATATAATTACCATCCGACTGCTCAATATGAAGATTTGCATTAGTTTCAGAATCATATGCACTCTGTATCAATCCTTTTCCCTTCCACCCAAGACTCTTCAAAAGAGATTCTTCCTCCTTCTCCATTTCTGCTTCGGCCTCCTCACTAATCTCATGATCAAAACCCAAAAGATGTAACAGCCCATGAACCTGCAAATGTTAGAGCAATTAAGAAACCCACTTTATACATTGCCTACCACACACAAGTATTATTCTTGAAAGgccaaaaccaaaaaaaaaaaaaaaaacactattgATCTACTTGAACATGCCCATTACTTAATTCCATTTGATTCTTCACAGCTATGGAATATCTCAGACCAAGAGATACGATTCCCCAAAAATCAAGCAATTATGTATATCCACTGTCTATAAGGTATAAACTACATGCATACAGAGACAAGTCACCTAACATCAGCTACAAACTGAAAATGTAGAAGCTACCgaataaaacaattttcaaaccaacCATGAGGATGCGTATTTCATCAAGAAGTGAATGCCCTCTTTCCTCAGCTTGTCTTGCAGCCGTTTCAACTGAAATTACAATGTCACCTAACATCAGCTACAAAGGAAGAAAAGTAAATCAGGTCAGAAAGTTGCCACCGAAAACAATGCTTAACGAGTAGAAAGAAATCTTACAACTGGAAGTTCTAGTTCAGGAACATGCTGTGACATGGAGAGAACATCAGTAGCATGGTCCTCGTCCCTCCATTCTTTGTTAAGCTTAcgaataaaatcatcattacaAAGGAGTATAGACAACTCAATACTTTCGAAACCACCCAAGTCTTTTATAGAAGTGTCTCTTGTTTTGTACTTTGAATCATTCAAACCATCAAAGGCCGACTTCATCAACATCGGCGCATTCAGTCGAAGCAGTTCTGCTATATTCTGTAACAGATtcatatcattaattaaaaaaaacattttgcgCGCCAAATGTTTGTAGAAAAGCAATACAAATAATacagattaaaaaataaacaaataaataaataccgAGATTTCAGGGTCATCAGGCAGCTCGTTTTCAATGCAAATACTAACGTCGAGCtccaattctttttctttactcTTGGTGGCGCGTCTCTTTACTTTCCGGTACTCTCTCCTCTCGGCGAAGATCTTGACGGATGGTTTAAACATCTTCTCATATTTTCCGGTACATAGCGCGTGGAATTTCCGTCCAAATACGGAGGATTTGGAGAAAGATGGGGTGGGAAAGGGCTTGGTGTTgtaaggagagagagagatggtgGAAGAAGAGAGAAGTAAAGGCTTGGCGATAGGGAACCGCGTAACGATACGCGCCATAGGAGGAGTGGTGGAGGAAGCGAGAGAGCGGAAGAGAGGAGAGAGGCGAGGGAACATGTATGTCTTGTTGAAAACAAGAAATGCTGCTGAAGGCGTTGATAGTGACAGTGACTTCCGAACAGGGAGAGGTTTAAGCGTTGGAGCCTCTTAATTTGGGCTTAGATTAGCGGCGAGGTCATTATTGTGAAGTCCAGAAGCCAACTGTAAATAACTTTTTGAGGTGAATCTGCTCTGGTTTTGATTAGTTGTGAAATCCGGAGTAATGGTAAATggaatatattcttttattatatatttttacaataaagtatatataatttaaggatgtaaataatatattattatataattaataaataaaatatatataaataatattgtttatatcttttaaattttggaaCAGGGCATTAAgaaatgctttttttttaaatcttttttttttttattaacagaCGCTGAATAATTTGTtcttttatagaattttaacCATGCTAGTTTGCAAATCATAGAAAGAAGCATTAGCTGAAAATTTGAGTTGTCAAGATGTTAAGAAGAACACAATGAAACCACAGATTTCCAATCCCTTTTGTTGCATCTTTGGGATCTGGCATGCTTAAATAGATGCTATTCaggtttaaattttatatgagcTTGCTGCATCGCCAATTGCAGGACTCATCTATGGGCAAAATAAAGTGCAGTGCAAAGCAACTGAAGTCAAAAATTGAGATCTACAGATGCATtaacaagaaatatatatatatagaacacAAACTGGAAGCCATAACAGGACTCATTCTAAAGCAACATTCAAAATCTTATGGCAATTTATACAAGACTCTCATTTCCTTCGCCATCTGTTTCCTTCTTACTGCGCTTGTAACCGTAAAGATAGTTAGCAGTGCCAAGAAGGGGAGCAGTATCAACCTTCCTTTCTGTCTCTCTCCCTCGAGAATTCTCCTTAGGATCACAGCGACGAAGAATCTCCAAAACGTCTTTCATCGAAGGCCTATCGTTTGGTGAAGTGCTTGTACAGATAAGTCCAAGTTTGTATACGGTGGTCATTTGTTCCAGGCATTCTGCTTCATTTATCTCTGGGTCAAAAACCTCCATGATAGGCTTTTCTTCTGCATAATGTCTCCATGCCCATTCTGCAAGGTTTGAATACTCATCTCCTTTGTTAGGTTCTTTTCCTGTCACCAACTCCAGGAGGACAACTCCAAAGCTGTAAATATCAATCTTCTCATTCACTTTTGTTGTGTAAGCATACTCTGCAATGAAATCAAAGAATTGTGTTAAAAGCTGATGTTACATGAAAATTTGGTcaactatcaagatattatctgTTTTAGACATATAGGTAAACTAGTCCAGTCTAGATTTGTTTAGGCATGTTATCAGTTTGTGAATGATTCTTACCTGGAGCAAGATAACCAAAAGAGCCAGCAACCGCAGACATTGTGTGAGGCTCTCCTTGCTTAGCCAACATCTTAGCCAGTCCAAAATCTGcaatttttgctttgaattcAGAGTCTAACAAAATATTGCTAGACTTTACGTCTCGGTGAATAATCTGTGGAGAGCAGTCGTGGTGCATATAGCATAGACCTTGTGCAGCTCCAATGGCAATCTGCAGTCTTGTTGGCCAATCCAGAGCAACATGATGGACCGAATTTGTCCCTGATGATATGGAACTTCTCTTGGATGCATGAAGCCATCTATCCAGGCTTTGGTTCTCCATGTACTCATACACAAGAAGCTTTTTATTCTCACTTGAAATACAGCACCACAACTTAACTATATTTGAATGCCTAATTCTGcccaatatttcaatttcagcAATAAACTCTTTTTCCAGCTTTTCATCCAGTTTTCTGTTGTTCCAGATCCTTTTAACGGCGACAAATTCACCCGAATGGTTAATGGAAATCCGGTACACCTCTCCTGAGCCCCCA
It contains:
- the LOC123200602 gene encoding endoribonuclease YBEY, chloroplastic-like, translating into MFPRLSPLFRSLASSTTPPMARIVTRFPIAKPLLLSSSTISLSPYNTKPFPTPSFSKSSVFGRKFHALCTGKYEKMFKPSVKIFAERREYRKVKRRATKSKEKELELDVSICIENELPDDPEISNIAELLRLNAPMLMKSAFDGLNDSKYKTRDTSIKDLGGFESIELSILLCNDDFIRKLNKEWRDEDHATDVLSMSQHVPELELPVLMLGDIVISVETAARQAEERGHSLLDEIRILMVHGLLHLLGFDHEISEEAEAEMEKEEESLLKSLGWKGKGLIQSAYDSETNANLHIEQSDDRKKEGSLRFYKPKFSYIFCDMDGTLLNSESQISFANAKALKEALSRGVKVVIATGKTRPAVLNVLKRVDLAGRDGIISEFSPGVFLQGLLVYGRQGREIFRRDLDPDVCKEAFHYSWEHKIPVIAFSEHRCLTLFDHPLVDTLHTIYHEPKAEIMPSIEHLLAAADIQKLIFLDTAEGVSSTIRPYWSEAARERANVVQAVPDMLEIVPPGTSKGSGVRLLLDHLSVSAKEIMAIGDGENDNEMLELASLGVALSNGSEKAKAVANVIGASNDEDGVADAIYRYAF
- the LOC123200600 gene encoding receptor-like protein kinase HSL1; this encodes MPKLPFPYPVLLLTLLLISVPFQVISQIPNTEEQTVLLNLKQQLGNPPSLTSWNATSSPCDWPGITCTDNSVTGVSLKNKIITKEIPPTICNLKNLTSLDVSYNNIPGGFPDILNCTRLQILDLSQNFFVGPILSNIDRLSALRFFNVGANNFSGDIPSSIGRLSELQTLYLYQNQFNGTFPKEIGDLSNLEVLGMAYNEKFVPASIPVEFGKLKKLKTLWIAAANLMGEIPESLTNLTSLEILSLSLNSLTGPIPGGLFSLKNLTSLYLFSNRLSGKLANSFEGRNLVELDLSTNNLTGSIPDDFGKLQYLQLFNLFSNQFSGQLPASIGLMPSLTGFRVFKNNLSGVLPPELGLHSKLQAFEVSFNQFSGQLPQNLCAAGVLTGVVAFSNNLSGEVPESLGNCSTLRTVQLYDNQFSSELPPGIWTTFSLSSLILNSNAFSGELPSELARNLTRLEISNNRFSGQIPAGVASWKNMVVFKASNNLFSGEIPVELTSLSQLTTLLLDGNQLSSTLPSHIISWQTLTTLNLSRNELSGEIPAAWGSLPDLLYLDLSGNQFSGGIPPELGNLRLPLLNLSSNKLSGMIPQELNNLAYEDSFLNNSNLCVDTPVLNFPSCNTNIRASGQISPKYLAMALTLAFFVLLVAILLGLFVVRDFQNKKRKQDLATWKLTSFHRLGFTEANILSNLTESNVIGSGGSGKVYRISINHSGEFVAVKRIWNSRKLDEKLEKEFIAEIEILGRIRHSNIVKLWCCISSENKKLLVYEYMENQSLDRWLHASKRSSISSGTNSVHHVALDWPTRLQIAIGAAQGLCYMHHDCSPQIIHRDVKSSNILLDSEFKAKIADFGLAKMLAKQGEPHTMSAVAGSFGYLAPEYAYTTKVNEKIDIYSFGVVLLELVTGKEPNKGDEYSNLAEWAWRHYAEEKPIMEVFDPEINEADCLEQMTTVYKLGLICTSTSPNDRPSMKDVLEILRRCDPTENSRGRKTESKVDTAPLLGTANYLYGYKRSKKVTDGEGNESLV